The following is a genomic window from Paenibacillus thiaminolyticus.
AGCCGTTCGGCTATGATTTGCCGTCGGCTCAGAAATTGAACGAAGAATTGAGCCATGTGTTCAAGGAAGAAGAGATCTACCGCATCGATCACTATTTGGGCAAAGAGATGGTCCAGAACATTGAAGTGATTCGATTCGCGAATGCCTTCTTTGAGCCATTGTGGAACAATAAGCACATCGCCAATATCCAGATTTCGCTGGCCGAGACGGTCGGCGTCGAAGAGCGCGGCGGCTATTACGATCATGCTGGAGCGCTGCGCGATATGGCCCAGAACCATATGCTGCAAATGCTGACGATGATCGCGATGGAAGCGCCTAGCCGGCTCCATCCGGAAGATATTCGCGATGAGAAGGTGAAGGTGCTTCGCTCTCTGCGCCAATTCGAGAATGCCGACGACGTGATGCGCAATGTCGTGCGCGGCCAATATGCGGCCGGCGCGTTGAACGGCAAGCCGCTGCCGGCGTACCGGGAAGAAGAGAAAGTGAACCCTGCTTCCGTCACGGAAACGTACTTCGCGGCCCGTCTCTATGTGGACAACTTCCGCTGGGCAGGCGTTCCCTTCTATATTCGCACCGGGAAGCGGCTTCCGGTCAAAACGACCGAGGTCGTCGTGGAGTTCAAGAACATGCCGACGAACGTCTATCTGTCGCAAAAGCATAAGCTGGAACCGAATCTGCTCGTCATTCGGGTGAACCCGATGGAAGGCATTTATGTCAAGATCAATGGCAAGAAGCCGGGAGCCGACGCCAGCGTGCAGCCGCTCGCGATGGATTTCTGCCAGAGCTGCATGGTCGGCATCAATACGCCGGAAGCCTATGAACGGCTTATCTTCGACGCGGCGCGCGGCGACTCCACTTATTTCACCCGGTGGGATG
Proteins encoded in this region:
- the zwf gene encoding glucose-6-phosphate dehydrogenase yields the protein MTVMHNQESQLAEGAVFFIFGATGDLARRKLFPAIYSLYHEGKLGERFAVIGLARRGRTNDEFRDDVRASIEEFCRYPIPNDEVWSRFAQHFEYKPLDINNVERFKELRIQTEHIEREFNIPGNRLFYLALAPELFGSVSLNLRDGGMLDSEGWHRLVIEKPFGYDLPSAQKLNEELSHVFKEEEIYRIDHYLGKEMVQNIEVIRFANAFFEPLWNNKHIANIQISLAETVGVEERGGYYDHAGALRDMAQNHMLQMLTMIAMEAPSRLHPEDIRDEKVKVLRSLRQFENADDVMRNVVRGQYAAGALNGKPLPAYREEEKVNPASVTETYFAARLYVDNFRWAGVPFYIRTGKRLPVKTTEVVVEFKNMPTNVYLSQKHKLEPNLLVIRVNPMEGIYVKINGKKPGADASVQPLAMDFCQSCMVGINTPEAYERLIFDAARGDSTYFTRWDEVASAWSFVDKIAGAWKASSEDLHLYPAGSWGPEQADKLLAEDGFQWWPVNGQEESQVIWNK